A genomic window from Pseudogulbenkiania sp. MAI-1 includes:
- a CDS encoding class I SAM-dependent methyltransferase, whose translation MVDVTPFANRLGKNFKHYAKWARRQGIEAWRAYDRDVPQFPLAVDIYGQRAHVQEYDTGWEMDDNEREAWLDACLDAIQQVTGVAREHIALKTRRRQKGENQYEKLGELGDDFIVEEFGQRFIVNLEAYLDTGLFIDHRNTRKRVREEAAGKRFLNLFAYTGSFTVYAGAGGAVSSETVDLSNTYQDWSRRNFELNGLDLSRHQLVRADVFQYLDDAIYQRKQFDLIVMDPPTFSNSKKMLDILDVQRDHVRLIDDAMALLAPGGTLYFSNNLRSFALDPALPERYEVRDISAQSVPEDFRNKKIHVCYRLRHRT comes from the coding sequence GGATGTGACACCGTTCGCCAATCGACTCGGCAAGAATTTCAAGCATTACGCCAAATGGGCCCGCCGCCAGGGTATCGAAGCCTGGCGCGCCTACGACCGCGACGTGCCGCAGTTCCCGCTGGCGGTCGACATCTACGGCCAGCGTGCCCACGTGCAGGAATACGATACCGGCTGGGAAATGGACGACAACGAGCGCGAGGCCTGGCTCGACGCCTGCCTGGACGCCATCCAGCAAGTCACCGGCGTGGCGCGCGAGCACATTGCGCTCAAGACCCGCCGTCGCCAGAAGGGCGAGAACCAATATGAGAAGCTCGGCGAGCTGGGCGACGACTTCATCGTCGAGGAGTTTGGCCAGCGTTTCATCGTCAACCTCGAAGCCTATCTCGACACCGGCCTCTTCATCGACCACCGCAACACCCGCAAGCGCGTGCGCGAAGAAGCTGCCGGCAAGCGTTTTCTCAACCTGTTCGCCTACACCGGTAGCTTCACCGTCTACGCCGGGGCCGGCGGCGCGGTCAGCTCGGAAACGGTCGACCTGTCCAATACCTATCAGGACTGGTCGCGCCGCAACTTCGAACTGAACGGGCTGGACCTGAGCCGCCACCAGTTGGTGCGCGCCGACGTGTTCCAGTACCTGGACGACGCCATCTACCAGCGCAAACAGTTCGACCTCATCGTCATGGACCCGCCGACCTTCTCCAACTCCAAGAAGATGCTCGACATCCTCGACGTGCAGCGCGACCACGTGCGGCTGATCGACGACGCCATGGCACTATTGGCGCCGGGCGGTACGCTGTACTTCTCCAACAACCTGCGCTCGTTTGCGCTCGATCCGGCGCTGCCGGAGCGTTACGAGGTGCGCGACATCAGCGCCCAGTCGGTGCCGGAAGACTTCCGCAACAAGAAAATCCACGTCTGCTACCGGCTGCGCCACCGTACCTGA